In Maniola jurtina chromosome 2, ilManJurt1.1, whole genome shotgun sequence, the following proteins share a genomic window:
- the LOC123876782 gene encoding pancreatic triacylglycerol lipase-like yields the protein MKLLVILLALVGLSAGSALPVIPGDNSHYVEGESRYIWMPDGDGVPHLVDLEAPVDEELLFQARNGANNAYWLFTRQNPTSRQILVNGNANSIRNSHYRGNRPTKVIAHGWNSGGNSNLNPAITAAFLQNADVNVIVLDWNRAASGTYTLSVRAVPDVGRHLANFLQFLFSTAGGNWNNLHLVGHSLGAHVVGNAGRFAPARPVRITGMDPAGPQWGGNSNALNSNSGVYVESIHTDGGLLGIMDPISDADFYPNGGRNTQPGCSHSACSHSRAHELFASSVRTNHFVGRRCNNLQQARDVQCSGATLNMGNALLNKRGSGLYGLQTGSRWPY from the exons ATGAAGCTATTAGTCATTTTGCTTGCCCTAGTAGGCT tgTCTGCCGGTAGTGCTTTACCTGTTATACCAGGGGATAATAGCCACTATGTAGAGGGAGAGAGTCGCTACATTTGGATGCCTGATGGAGATGGTGTACCACATCTTGTAGATCTTGAGGCTCCAGTAGACGAAGAATTATTGTTCCAAGCCAGAAATGGCGCTAACAATGCCTACTGGCTGTTCACAAG ACAAAACCCCACTAGCCGCCAAATACTCGTGAACGGTAACGCAAACTCCATCCGTAACTCACACTATAGAGGAAACCGACCAACAAAAGTTATTGCACATGGATGGAACAGCGGAGGAAATTCCAATTTAAATCCCGCTATCACAGCTGCATTCCTTCAAAATGCAGACGTCAACGTCATCGTTCTTGACTGGAACAGGGCTGCTAGTGGGACGTACACCTTGTCCGTCCGTGCGGTTCCAGATGTGGGCAGACATCTAGCTAATTTCCTTCAGTTTCTGTTCAGTACCGCTGGCGGGAACTGGAACAATCTCCACTTGGTTGGACACAGTCTGGGAGCTCACGTTGTCGGCAATGCGGGCCGTTTTGCCCCTGCTCGTCCTGTTCGTATAACTg GCATGGATCCTGCAGGACCACAATGGGGTGGTAATTCAAATGCCTTAAACAGCAACTCTGGTGTATACGTCGAGTCCATCCACACCGACGGTGGTCTTCTAGGCATCATGGACCCTATTTCTGATGCTGACTTCTACCCCAACGGTGGCAGGAACACTCAGCCCGGTTGCTCGCACAGTGCTTGCTCACACAGCCGCGCACACGAACTTTTCGCATCCAGTGTTAGAACAAACCATTTCGTCGGTAGACGCTGCAATAATCTCCAGCAAGCTCGCGATGTTCAGTGCAGTGGCGCTACACTGAATATGGGCAACGCTCTGCTGAACAAACGAGG GTCTGGTCTTTATGGACTACAAACTGGATCAAGATGGCCATACTAA
- the LOC123876808 gene encoding pancreatic triacylglycerol lipase-like, giving the protein MPDGDGTLHLVDLHAPVDEEYLNTRNGANNAYWLFTRQNPTNRDILVNGNANSIRNSNYRGNRPTKVIVHGWSSSGTSSLNPMITSQFLHAGDFNVIVVDWSRAASGAYTTSVRAVPDVGRHLASFLTFLFQTAGGNWNNLHLVGHSLGAHIVGNAGRAAPSLPVRVTGMDPAGPQWGGNANALNARSGVFVESIHTDGGRLGIMDPISDADFYPNGGTNPQPGCRTSDCSHGRAYEFFASSVRTNHLVGRRCNNLQQARDVQCSGAALNMGNMILGKRGNGLFGMRTQAAWPF; this is encoded by the exons ATGCCAGATGGTGATGGCACACTCCACCTAGTCGATCTACACGCCCCTGTAGACGAAGAATATCTTAACACCAGAAATGGTGCTAATAACGCATACTGGCTCTTCACACG GCAAAATCCAACTAATCGTGACATATTAGTGAACGGTAACGCAAACTCGATCCGTAACTCAAATTATAGAGGCAACCGACCGACCAAGGTTATTGTACATGGGTGGAGCAGCAGTGGAACATCTAGCTTAAATCCAATGATTACTTCTCAATTCCTGCACGCGGGAGACTTCAACGTGATTGTCGTAGACTGGAGCAGAGCTGCCAGTGGGGCGTACACCACGTCCGTCCGTGCAGTGCCTGATGTCGGCCGACATCTTGCCAGTTTCCTTACATTCCTATTTCAAACTGCTGGGGGTAACTGGAACAACCTTCATCTAGTTGGACACAGCTTGGGTGCTCACATAGTGGGTAATGCAGGCCGCGCTGCTCCCAGTCTCCCTGTTCGTGTTACTG GTATGGATCCCGCTGGTCCTCAGTGGGGTGGTAATGCTAACGCTTTAAATGCCCGCTCTGGTGTTTTTGTTGAATCAATCCACACTGATGGCGGCAGGCTTGGTATCATGGACCCTATTTCCGACGCTGATTTTTACCCCAATGGTGGCACAAACCCACAGCCTGGCTGCCGAACAAGTGACTGCTCGCACGGCCGTGCCTATGAGTTTTTCGCCTCCAGCGTTAGAACCAATCACTTAGTCGGTAGACGCTGTAATAATTTGCAACAGGCTCGAGACGTCCAATGCAGTGGTGCTGCACTAAACATGGGCAATATGATACTAGGAAAACGAGG AAACGGTCTATTTGGAATGAGAACTCAAGCTGCCTGGCCAttctaa
- the LOC123876761 gene encoding sodium-coupled monocarboxylate transporter 1-like: protein MSENDMEDVSSTRLSFQHFSLIDYSVFVVMLAVCGGIGIYFGFVKKQNSAQEYLMGGRNMKLVPVCFSLVASFISGISLLGMPTEVYLYGTAYIFTLIGALIMCIMFTRTFIPVFHELQLTSAYEYLELRYDKRTRVFGSVLFSVFLIAWLPIVIYVPALAFNQVTGVNIHIVSPIVCIVCIFYTCVGGLKAVVWTDVIQTIVMIGAMILVIIKGTIIVGGVEEVFRRNWKTSRIEFPSFSFDLTERHSIWSVSIGSTFYWVGSIAVNQSMMQRFLALPELKTSIRAVWGFLCGVFVIAMICGYSGLLAYARYYECDPLNSKLALAKDQVLPLLVMDVLGEWKGLPGIFVAGVFSAALSSLSTGLNSMAAVVLEDFWKPFFRKLSHRETQFLVRAVVVILGCICVGLVFVVEKLGSVLQLTMSLSSASMGPLAGIFLMGLFLPFIDGVSALSGGIVGLTSAWWVAAQSQLAQARGQLVFEEKERFTFNCTYTFAPPPEKDPVDLEVPFLYRISYLWFTAFGCTVTMVVACLVSLRPTARRQHDHRLFAPFLRPWVLTKNEVNQMDILKSTSR, encoded by the exons ATGTCAGAAAATGATATGGAAGATGTTTCTTCAACGAGGTTATCCTTTCAACATTTTTCATTGATAGACTATTCGGTTTTCGTGGTGATGTTGGCAGTATGTGGGGGAATTGGTATTTATTTTGGATTCGTCAAGAAGCAGAATTCCGCCCAGGAATATTTGATGGGCGGGCGGAATATGAAACTGGTTCCGGTCTGCTTTTCGTTAGTAGCTAG ttttatttcagGCATCTCATTATTAGGAATGCCGACGGAGGTTTACTTATACGGGACTGCCTACATTTTTACCCTCATAGGAGCTTTGATTATGTGCATAATGTTCACACGCACATTTATACCCGTTTTCCATGAATTGCAACTAACATCTGCATATGAG TACTTGGAGCTTCGATACGATAAACGGACCAGAGTTTTTGGATCTGTTTTGTTCAGCGTCTTTTTG ATTGCTTGGTTACCTATCGTCATTTATGTACCAGCGTTAGCCTTTAATCAAG TTACTGGTGTCAATATACACATTGTTTCACCAATCGTGTGTATCGTGTGCATATTTTATACTTGTGTG GGCGGTCTAAAAGCAGTTGTGTGGACTGATGTCATTCAAACAATAGTTATGATTGGTGCGATGATTTTAGTAATAATCAAAGGTACTATAATTGTGGGTGGAGTTGAAGAAGTTTTTAGGAGAAATTGGAAAACGTCCAGAATTGAATTCCCAAG tTTTAGCTTTGACCTGACGGAGAGACACTCAATTTGGTCTGTCTCCATTGGATCAACATTCTACTGGGTCGGAAGTATTGCCGTCAATCAATCCATGATGCAACGTTTTCTAGCATTGCCAGAACTAAAAACGTCCATACG GGCAGTATGGGGATTTCTATGCGGCGTATTTGTTATCGCAATGATTTGTGGATATAGTGGACTTCTGGCCTACGCCAGATATTATGAATGCGATCCTTTAAACTCTAAGCTAGCATTGGCGAAGGATCAGGTCCTGCCTCTATTAGTGATGGACGTTCTTGGAGAGTGGAAGGGTTTGCCTGGTATTTTTGTAGCGGGGGTGTTTAGCGCTGCTTTAAG CTCTTTATCAACTGGCCTGAACTCCATGGCTGCGGTTGTATTGGAAGACTTTTGGAAACCATTTTTCCGAAAACTAAGCCATAGAGAAACACAGTTTCTTGTGAGAGCTGTAGTTGTTATTCTGGGCTGCATTTGTGTTG GCTTGGTATTCGTGGTTGAAAAACTCGGTTCGGTGTTACAATTAACAATGAGCCTTTCATCTGCGTCGATGGGACCGCTTGCAGGAATATTTTTAATGGGCTTGTTTTTGCCTTTCATCGATGGTGTC AGTGCACTGAGTGGTGGTATAGTGGGTCTAACGTCAGCGTGGTGGGTTGCGGCGCAATCACAACTGGCTCAAGCTAGGGGTCAGCTTGTTTTTGAGGAAAAAGAACGATTTACATTTAATTGCACCTACACATTTGCACCACCCCCGGAAAAGGATCCGGTTGATTT AGAAGTGCCATTTTTGTATCGGATCTCATATCTGTGGTTCACTGCGTTTGGGTGTACGGTGACGATGGTGGTGGCCTGTCTTGTCAGCTTGAGGCCTACAGCACGGAGGCAGCATGATCACAGGCTCTTCGCACCATTTCTCAGGCCGTGGGTGCTAACCAAGAATGAG gtGAATCAAAtggatattttaaaaagtacatCGAGGTGA